A region of Saccopteryx leptura isolate mSacLep1 chromosome X, mSacLep1_pri_phased_curated, whole genome shotgun sequence DNA encodes the following proteins:
- the LOC136385518 gene encoding small ribosomal subunit protein uS13-like, with product MSLVIPEKFQHILQVLNTNTDGRRKIAFAITAIKGVGRRYTHVVLRKADIDLTKRAGELIEDEVERVITIMQNPRQYKIPDWFSKQQKDVKDGKYSQVLANGLDNKLQEDLERLKKIWAHRGLCHFWGLRV from the coding sequence ATGTCTCTAGTGATTCCCGAGAAGTTCCAGCACATTCTGCAAGTACTCAACACCAACACCGATGGTCGGCGGAAGATAGCCTTTGCCATCACTGCCATTAAGGGTGTGGGGCGAAGATACACTCACGTGGTGTTGAGGAAAGCAGACATAGACCTCACCAAGAGAGCAGGAGAGCTCATAGAGGATGAGGTGGAACGTGTGATCACCATTATGCAGAATCCACGCCAGTACAAGATCCCAGACTGGTTCTCGAAGCAGCAGAAGGATGTGAAGGATGGAAAATACAGCCAGGTCCTGGCCAATGGTCTGGACAACAAGCTTCAGGAAGACCTGGAGAGGCTGAAGAAAATTTGGGCCCACAGAGGGCTGTGCCATTTCTGGGGTCTTCGTGTTTGA